The following proteins come from a genomic window of Candidatus Latescibacter sp.:
- the ispF gene encoding 2-C-methyl-D-erythritol 2,4-cyclodiphosphate synthase — translation MKIGHGYDAHRLVEGRKLILGGVEIPWPLGLLGHSDADVLSHAVGHALLGAMGMPDLGEMFPNTDPSLEGISSLELLRRIARLIDDRNGEIQSIDTTVVAQEPKLSPYKEHMAENIAEALGIPRNLVSVKATTTEHMGFTGRNEGIEAHAVCIIEVI, via the coding sequence CTGAAAATCGGGCACGGCTACGATGCACACCGGCTCGTTGAAGGAAGAAAACTGATTTTGGGGGGTGTTGAAATCCCCTGGCCTTTGGGGCTTCTCGGACATTCCGATGCAGATGTCCTGTCGCATGCGGTGGGCCATGCCCTGCTCGGGGCCATGGGAATGCCGGATTTGGGGGAGATGTTTCCGAATACGGACCCCTCGCTGGAAGGTATCAGCTCCCTGGAGCTGCTGCGCCGAATCGCCAGGCTGATCGATGACCGTAACGGGGAGATTCAATCCATCGACACTACCGTAGTGGCTCAGGAACCGAAGCTTTCTCCCTATAAGGAACACATGGCGGAAAACATCGCGGAGGCGCTTGGCATCCCCCGCAATCTGGTTTCTGTCAAAGCCACCACCACCGAACATATGGGATTTACCGGCCGCAATGAAGGTATCGAGGCTCATGCAGTTTGCATAATCGAGGTAATTTAA
- a CDS encoding D-alanine--D-alanine ligase has protein sequence MKIAVFMGGSSEEREVSLNSGKAVAEALQKASHEATAYDVEWNGKYTLFSAVEKISCDGTDVVFLALHGGLGENGGVQGILEAAGIPYTGSGITASAMAMDKIISKMLFRYREIPTASWISGAAADITRKRVEKWVGFPCVVKPVDQGSTIGLTVVKKPGRLEEAVENATQVNPRIMAEAFLPGKELSVPVLDGKALPVIEIRPSHETYDYECKYLPDMTEYLVPAPISRGLSANISLIAEQVFKVLGLRDIARIDFRLDGDGLPVCLEANSLPGMTATSLVPKSAAASGMDFPRLVTAIAEMAYQRKGKR, from the coding sequence ATGAAAATAGCGGTTTTCATGGGCGGCTCCTCCGAGGAACGCGAGGTGTCCCTCAACAGTGGAAAAGCGGTCGCGGAGGCTCTGCAAAAAGCATCCCACGAGGCAACCGCGTATGATGTGGAGTGGAACGGTAAATATACCCTTTTCAGCGCAGTAGAGAAGATATCCTGCGACGGCACCGATGTGGTCTTTCTCGCACTTCACGGCGGTCTTGGAGAAAACGGCGGCGTCCAGGGCATCCTCGAAGCCGCGGGAATCCCATACACCGGCTCCGGCATCACCGCCAGCGCGATGGCGATGGACAAGATCATTTCCAAAATGCTTTTCCGGTACCGTGAGATTCCAACCGCTTCCTGGATTTCCGGCGCCGCCGCTGACATCACCCGTAAACGGGTGGAAAAGTGGGTCGGCTTCCCCTGCGTAGTGAAACCGGTGGATCAGGGATCGACCATCGGCCTCACCGTGGTGAAAAAACCGGGGCGCCTTGAGGAAGCAGTGGAAAATGCTACACAAGTCAATCCCCGGATCATGGCGGAAGCTTTTCTCCCGGGGAAAGAGCTGTCGGTTCCGGTTCTGGATGGGAAAGCTCTTCCGGTTATCGAAATACGGCCCTCGCACGAAACGTACGACTATGAATGCAAGTATCTTCCCGACATGACCGAGTATCTTGTTCCTGCGCCCATATCGAGAGGACTTTCGGCAAACATAAGCCTTATTGCGGAACAGGTGTTTAAAGTCCTGGGACTGCGAGATATCGCCCGGATCGATTTCCGTCTGGATGGGGACGGCCTTCCGGTTTGCCTGGAAGCCAATTCTCTCCCCGGCATGACTGCGACCAGCCTGGTTCCAAAATCCGCCGCCGCTTCGGGCATGGATTTCCCCCGGCTGGTGACCGCCATTGCTGAAATGGCATACCAGCGGAAAGGAAAGCGCTGA
- the cysS gene encoding cysteine--tRNA ligase gives MALKVYNTLSRRKEDFIPLRDKLVNFYACGPTVYDYFHIGNARPLIMFDIFRRYMEYSGYRVNYIVNITDIDDKIINRAALEGVDFKVITRRYTEAFFEGCDKLGVRPASVHPRATDNIDSMLDIIRLLVERGHAYEVDGDVYYDISSFPGYGKLSGRDIEKMQAGARVDVDERKKNPLDFALWKAAKPGEPSWESPWGAGRPGWHVECSVMSMRYAGDTLDIHAGGQDLIFPHHENEIAQSEGATGKPFARYWLHNGFLDIEGEKMSKSLGNFLTVRDILKLYDPIAIRVFFLLKHYRSPIDFSEERIREAQSALERLRNAYRKITLVLSKTGLPVSPAETPETLGTPRSEIEQNKQDIIKAMDDDFNTAKSMGHLFEIARIVNSEPEESPGAAEVMQAAKEVFDTIGNEIFGIEFETAAPGESMVDDLMSLIIELRAQARRDRNWALSDRIRDSLKEIGITLEDRPDSTNWIKKSDKDPSF, from the coding sequence ATGGCACTGAAAGTATATAACACGCTGAGTCGAAGGAAAGAGGATTTTATCCCTCTCAGGGACAAGCTGGTAAATTTCTACGCCTGCGGACCCACCGTCTACGATTACTTTCATATCGGCAACGCCCGGCCGCTCATCATGTTCGATATTTTCAGACGGTATATGGAATACTCCGGATACCGGGTCAATTACATCGTAAACATCACCGATATCGACGACAAGATCATAAACCGGGCGGCGTTGGAAGGTGTGGATTTCAAGGTAATTACCCGGAGATATACCGAGGCTTTCTTCGAGGGATGCGATAAACTGGGTGTACGGCCTGCGTCTGTGCATCCCCGGGCGACCGACAACATAGACAGCATGCTTGACATTATCCGGCTTCTCGTCGAGAGGGGGCATGCCTATGAGGTGGATGGTGATGTTTATTATGATATCTCATCGTTTCCCGGCTACGGCAAGCTTTCTGGACGCGATATAGAGAAGATGCAGGCAGGCGCCCGGGTCGATGTGGACGAGCGGAAGAAGAATCCCCTGGATTTTGCCCTCTGGAAAGCCGCCAAACCGGGTGAGCCTTCCTGGGAAAGCCCCTGGGGGGCCGGCCGTCCCGGATGGCATGTCGAATGCTCGGTAATGTCCATGCGCTATGCCGGAGATACCCTCGATATTCACGCCGGGGGTCAGGACCTCATCTTCCCTCACCATGAAAACGAAATCGCCCAGTCCGAGGGCGCCACCGGAAAGCCGTTCGCCCGCTATTGGCTCCATAACGGTTTTCTGGATATCGAAGGTGAGAAGATGTCCAAATCCCTCGGCAACTTTCTCACTGTCCGGGACATCCTAAAACTGTACGATCCCATTGCGATCCGTGTATTTTTCCTTCTCAAACACTACCGCTCGCCCATAGATTTTTCCGAAGAAAGAATCCGTGAGGCCCAATCGGCGCTGGAAAGACTGAGAAACGCCTACCGTAAAATTACACTCGTTCTTTCCAAAACCGGCTTGCCGGTTTCCCCTGCGGAAACCCCGGAAACCTTGGGAACCCCACGGTCAGAAATCGAACAGAATAAACAGGATATCATCAAGGCAATGGACGATGATTTCAACACCGCCAAATCAATGGGGCATTTGTTTGAAATCGCGCGGATAGTGAACAGCGAGCCGGAGGAGTCTCCCGGCGCGGCTGAAGTGATGCAGGCCGCCAAAGAGGTGTTCGATACCATCGGCAACGAGATTTTCGGAATCGAATTCGAGACGGCGGCGCCCGGAGAAAGCATGGTCGATGATCTCATGTCTCTCATCATCGAGCTCCGCGCTCAGGCCCGCAGGGACAGGAATTGGGCGCTATCAGACCGCATCCGCGACAGCCTGAAAGAGATCGGGATCACACTCG